One genomic segment of Alosa sapidissima isolate fAloSap1 chromosome 13, fAloSap1.pri, whole genome shotgun sequence includes these proteins:
- the slc4a4b gene encoding electrogenic sodium bicarbonate cotransporter 1 isoform X3, whose product MSADKSKVEDEAVVDRGASYVKHVCDEEEVEGHHTVYVGIHVPKSYRRRRRHRRRSNHKEKREKVTEGVSDKSDAENTDETTPSILKPLISPAERIRFMLGEEDSGPPPPQLFTELDELLAVDGQEMEWKETARWIKFEEKVEKGGERWSKPHVATLSLHSLFELKTCIQKGTILLDLEAGTLQQVVEMITDSQIEGGLLKAELKEKVMYTLLRKHRHQTKKSNLRSLADIGKTVSSASRLFSNPENVRSPNENPVPCFTTFETEEQMEMQRSNSMGLLCSPATAHRNLTSSSLNDLSDKPEKDQLQNKFMKKLPRDAEASNVLVGEVDFLDAPFVAFVRLQSAVMLGALTEVPVPTRFLFILLGPKGKAKSYHEIGRAIATLMSDEVFHDVAYKAKDRQDLLAGIEEFLDEVIVLPPGEWDPDIRIEPPKSLPSADKRKNILAGGEGLQMNGDTPHDGGGGGGGHHVGDELIRTGKFCGGLVLDVKRKLPFFASDFYDALHIQALSAMLFIYLGTVTNAITFGGLLGDATENMQGVLESFVGTALSGAVFCLLAGQPLTILSSTGPVLVFERLLFNFSKDHGFDYLEFRLWIGLWSAFLTLVLVATDASFLVQYFTRFTEEGFSALISFIFIYDAFKKMLKLAHHHPIDSDFDVDRVTQYYCHCAPPDGNSTGLQNEVLDPWVVNSTDQQHLNTTWASLTKTECAHYGGQLVGQACGFVPDITLMSFILFLGTYACSMGLKKFKTSRFFPTMVRKLISDFAIILAILIFCGVDALVGVDTPKLLVPSEFKPTSSARGWFVPPFGKNPWWVYLAASLPALLVTILVFMDQQITAVIVNRKEHKLKKGAGYHLDLFLVAILMIICSFMGLPWYVAATVISIAHIDSLKMETETSAPGEAPKFLGVREQRVTGIIVFILTGLSVFMAPILKFIPMPVLYGVFLYMGVASLNGVQFMDRLQLLLMPAKHQPDLIYLRHVPLRRIHLFTFIQVLCLALLWVLKSTVAAIIFPVMILALVVVRKAMDWLFSQHDLSYLDDVMPEKDKKKKEDEKKKKKKKGSIDSMMNDEINPPLSSLPIDGMHFFQPKSKFSKLGNPFKNSVPQIRIDLEPEEERYFWKAPSSETSL is encoded by the exons GTCACCACACTGTGTATGTTGGCATTCATGTGCCCAAGAGTTATCGCCGGCGACGACGTCACAGGAGACGGTCCAATCACAAGGAAAAGCGTGAGAAGGTGACGGAAGGCGTGAGTGACAAATCAGATGCAGAAAACACAGACGAGACCACCCCCAGCATCCTAAAACCACTCA TTTCGCCAGCCGAGCGCATCCGCTTTATGCTGGGGGAGGAGGACAGTGGACCCCCACCGCCACAGCTTTTCACCGAGCTGGACGAGCTGCTCGCTGTGGATGGACAGGAGATGGAGTGGAAGGAGACCGCTAG GTGGATCAAGTTTGAGGAGAAGGTGGAGAAGGGGGGCGAGCGCTGGAGCAAGCCTCATGTAGCCACACTGTCGCTGCATAGTCTGTTTGAGCTCAAGACCTGCATACAGAAAGGCACCATCCTGCTGGACCTCGAGGCCGGAACCCTGCAGCAGGTGGTTG AGATGATAACCGACAGTCAGATAGAAGGCGGCCTCCTTAAAGCCGAGCTCAAGGAGAAAGTCATGTACACGCTGCTGAGAAAGCACCGGCACCAGACCAAGAAGTCCAACCTGCGGTCCCTGGCGGACATCGGCAAAACTGTGTCCAGTGCAAGTAGGCTGTTTTCCAACCCGGAGAACG TACGTAGTCCCAATGAAAACCCAGTGCCTTGCTTTACCACGTTCGAGACAGAAGAGCAAATGGAGATGCAGAGAAGCAACAGTATGGGGCTGCTCT GTAGCCCAGCCACTGCCCACCGTAACCTCACCTCGAGCAGCCTAAACGACCTGTCAGACAAGCCAGAGAAAGACCAA CTGCAGAATAAGTTCATGAAGAAGCTTCCACGTGATGCAGAGGCCTCGAACGTTCTGGTGGGAGAGGTGGACTTTTTGGACGCTCCGTTTGTAGCATTTGTGCGTCTGCAGAGTGCCGTCATGCTGGGTGCTCTGACTGAAGTCCCTGTTCCTACCCG CTTCCTGTTTATTCTCCTTGGACCAAAGGGCAAAGCCAAATCCTACCATGAGATTGGGAGGGCTATTGCCACTCTTATGTCTGATGAG GTCTTCCATGATGTGGCCTACAAGGCCAAGGACCGGCAGGATCTACTGGCCGGCATAGAGGAGTTTCTGGACGAGGTCATTGTCCTGCCCCCTGGCGAGTGGGACCCTGATATCCGGATAGAGCCTCCCAAATCACTGCCCTCTGCCGACAAACG GAAGAACATCTTGGCTGGAGGAGAGGGGCTCCAGATGAATGGGGACACACCTCAcgatggagggggtggaggaggaggccatCACGTCGGAGATGAACTCATCCGGACAGGAAA GTTTTGTGGTGGCCTAGTCTTGGATGTCAAGAGAAAGCTGCCATTTTTTGCCAGTGATTTCTACGATGCACTCCACATCCAGGCATTGTCTGCCATGTTGTTCATCTACCTTGGCACAGTGACCAATGCCATCACTTTTGGGGGACTGCTGGGAGATGCTACAGAAAACATGCAG GGTGTGTTGGAGAGTTTCGTTGGCACGGCGTTGTCGGGCGCCGTCTTCTGCCTGCTGGCTGGCCAGCCTCTCACCATCCTGAGCAGCACAGGGCCCGTGCTCGTCTTCGAGCGCCTGCTCTTCAACTTCAGCAA AGACCACGGCTTCGACTACCTGGAATTCCGCCTGTGGATTGGCCTGTGGTCCGCCTTCCTGACCCTGGTCCTCGTCGCCACGGATGCCAGCTTCCTGGTCCAGTACTTCACCCGTTTCACGGAGGAAGGCTTCTCGGCGCTCATCAGCTTCATCTTCATCTACGACGCCTTCAAGAAGATGCTGAAGCtcgcccaccaccaccccatcgACTCAGACTTCGACGTGGACCGGGTCACTCAGTACTACTGCCACTGTGCCCCCCCTGACG GGAACAGTACAGGATTACAGAATGAAGTCCTGGATCCATGGGTGGTGAACAGCActgatcag CAACATCTGAATACCACGTGGGCGTCCCTGACCAAGACCGAGTGCGCGCACTATGGAGGTCAGCTGGTAGGGCAGGCCTGTGGGTTTGTCCCTGACATCACCCTCATGTCTTTTATCTTGTTCCTGGGCACCTACGCTTGCTCCATGGGCCTGAAGAAGTTCAAGACCAGCAGGTTCTTCCCCACTATG GTGCGTAAGCTTATTAGTGATTTTGCCATCATTCTGGCCATTCTCATCTTCTGTGGAGTCGATGCCCTGGTCGGAGTGGACACACCCAAACTCCTCGTGCCAAGCGAATTTAAG CCAACGAGCTCTGCTCGGGGCTGGTTCGTGCCCCCCTTCGGAAAGAACCCCTGGTGGGTGTACCTGGCTGCTAGCCTCCCTGCACTGCTCGTCACCATCCTGGTGTTCATGGACCAGCAGATCACAGCGGTCATCGTCAACAGAAAGGAACACAAACTTAAG AAAGGTGCAGGGTATCACTTGGACTTGTTCTTGGTGGCTATTCTCATGATAATTTGCTCCTTCATGGGGCTACCGTGGTATGTGGCAGCCACGGTCATCTCCATCGCCCATATCGACTCACTGAAGATGGAGACGGAGACCTCTGCCCCTGGAGAGGCTCCCAAATTCCTGGGTGTCAG GGAACAGCGAGTGACTGGCATCATTGTCTTCATTCTGACTGGGCTCTCTGTGTTCATGGCCCCAATCCTAAAG TTTATCCCGATGCCTGTGCTCTATGGAGTTTTCCTCTATATGGGAGTTGCATCACTGAATGGTGTTCAG TTTATGGACCGTCTGCAGCTGCTTTTAATGCCAGCGAAGCATCAGCCTGATCTGATCTACCTGCGCCATGTTCCCCTGAGACGCATCCACCTGTTCACCTTCATTCAAGTGCTCTGCCTGGCCCTGCTGTGGGTGCTCAAGTCCACCGTGGCAGCTATTATATTCCCGGTCATG ATCTTGGCACTGGTGGTAGTGAGGAAGGCCATGGACTGGCTCTTCTCCCAGCATGACCTCAGCTACCTAGACGACGTCATGCCTGAAAAagacaagaagaagaaggaggatgagaagaaaaagaagaaaaagaagggaaGCATCGACAGCATGATGAACGAT GAAATaaatcctcctctctcctctctccctattGATGGGATGCACTTTTTCCAACCCAAGTCCAAGTTCAG TAAGCTTGGAAACCCCTTCAAGAACTCTGTGCCTCAGATTAGGATAGACCTGGAGCCAGAAGAGGAGCGCTATTTCTGGAAAGCTCCATCCTCGGAAACGTCTCTCTGA
- the slc4a4b gene encoding electrogenic sodium bicarbonate cotransporter 1 isoform X1: MSADKSKVEDEAVVDRGASYVKHVCDEEEVEGHHTVYVGIHVPKSYRRRRRHRRRSNHKEKREKVTEGVSDKSDAENTDETTPSILKPLISPAERIRFMLGEEDSGPPPPQLFTELDELLAVDGQEMEWKETARWIKFEEKVEKGGERWSKPHVATLSLHSLFELKTCIQKGTILLDLEAGTLQQVVEMITDSQIEGGLLKAELKEKVMYTLLRKHRHQTKKSNLRSLADIGKTVSSASRLFSNPENVRSPNENPVPCFTTFETEEQMEMQRSNSMGLLCSPATAHRNLTSSSLNDLSDKPEKDQLQNKFMKKLPRDAEASNVLVGEVDFLDAPFVAFVRLQSAVMLGALTEVPVPTRFLFILLGPKGKAKSYHEIGRAIATLMSDEVFHDVAYKAKDRQDLLAGIEEFLDEVIVLPPGEWDPDIRIEPPKSLPSADKRKNILAGGEGLQMNGDTPHDGGGGGGGHHVGDELIRTGKFCGGLVLDVKRKLPFFASDFYDALHIQALSAMLFIYLGTVTNAITFGGLLGDATENMQGVLESFVGTALSGAVFCLLAGQPLTILSSTGPVLVFERLLFNFSKDHGFDYLEFRLWIGLWSAFLTLVLVATDASFLVQYFTRFTEEGFSALISFIFIYDAFKKMLKLAHHHPIDSDFDVDRVTQYYCHCAPPDGNSTGLQNEVLDPWVVNSTDQQHLNTTWASLTKTECAHYGGQLVGQACGFVPDITLMSFILFLGTYACSMGLKKFKTSRFFPTMVRKLISDFAIILAILIFCGVDALVGVDTPKLLVPSEFKPTSSARGWFVPPFGKNPWWVYLAASLPALLVTILVFMDQQITAVIVNRKEHKLKKGAGYHLDLFLVAILMIICSFMGLPWYVAATVISIAHIDSLKMETETSAPGEAPKFLGVREQRVTGIIVFILTGLSVFMAPILKFIPMPVLYGVFLYMGVASLNGVQFMDRLQLLLMPAKHQPDLIYLRHVPLRRIHLFTFIQVLCLALLWVLKSTVAAIIFPVMILALVVVRKAMDWLFSQHDLSYLDDVMPEKDKKKKEDEKKKKKKKGSIDSMMNDSDCHLHDNIPSIKISMDMMEQEAMLGDEASDRNKSSSLLSPY, encoded by the exons GTCACCACACTGTGTATGTTGGCATTCATGTGCCCAAGAGTTATCGCCGGCGACGACGTCACAGGAGACGGTCCAATCACAAGGAAAAGCGTGAGAAGGTGACGGAAGGCGTGAGTGACAAATCAGATGCAGAAAACACAGACGAGACCACCCCCAGCATCCTAAAACCACTCA TTTCGCCAGCCGAGCGCATCCGCTTTATGCTGGGGGAGGAGGACAGTGGACCCCCACCGCCACAGCTTTTCACCGAGCTGGACGAGCTGCTCGCTGTGGATGGACAGGAGATGGAGTGGAAGGAGACCGCTAG GTGGATCAAGTTTGAGGAGAAGGTGGAGAAGGGGGGCGAGCGCTGGAGCAAGCCTCATGTAGCCACACTGTCGCTGCATAGTCTGTTTGAGCTCAAGACCTGCATACAGAAAGGCACCATCCTGCTGGACCTCGAGGCCGGAACCCTGCAGCAGGTGGTTG AGATGATAACCGACAGTCAGATAGAAGGCGGCCTCCTTAAAGCCGAGCTCAAGGAGAAAGTCATGTACACGCTGCTGAGAAAGCACCGGCACCAGACCAAGAAGTCCAACCTGCGGTCCCTGGCGGACATCGGCAAAACTGTGTCCAGTGCAAGTAGGCTGTTTTCCAACCCGGAGAACG TACGTAGTCCCAATGAAAACCCAGTGCCTTGCTTTACCACGTTCGAGACAGAAGAGCAAATGGAGATGCAGAGAAGCAACAGTATGGGGCTGCTCT GTAGCCCAGCCACTGCCCACCGTAACCTCACCTCGAGCAGCCTAAACGACCTGTCAGACAAGCCAGAGAAAGACCAA CTGCAGAATAAGTTCATGAAGAAGCTTCCACGTGATGCAGAGGCCTCGAACGTTCTGGTGGGAGAGGTGGACTTTTTGGACGCTCCGTTTGTAGCATTTGTGCGTCTGCAGAGTGCCGTCATGCTGGGTGCTCTGACTGAAGTCCCTGTTCCTACCCG CTTCCTGTTTATTCTCCTTGGACCAAAGGGCAAAGCCAAATCCTACCATGAGATTGGGAGGGCTATTGCCACTCTTATGTCTGATGAG GTCTTCCATGATGTGGCCTACAAGGCCAAGGACCGGCAGGATCTACTGGCCGGCATAGAGGAGTTTCTGGACGAGGTCATTGTCCTGCCCCCTGGCGAGTGGGACCCTGATATCCGGATAGAGCCTCCCAAATCACTGCCCTCTGCCGACAAACG GAAGAACATCTTGGCTGGAGGAGAGGGGCTCCAGATGAATGGGGACACACCTCAcgatggagggggtggaggaggaggccatCACGTCGGAGATGAACTCATCCGGACAGGAAA GTTTTGTGGTGGCCTAGTCTTGGATGTCAAGAGAAAGCTGCCATTTTTTGCCAGTGATTTCTACGATGCACTCCACATCCAGGCATTGTCTGCCATGTTGTTCATCTACCTTGGCACAGTGACCAATGCCATCACTTTTGGGGGACTGCTGGGAGATGCTACAGAAAACATGCAG GGTGTGTTGGAGAGTTTCGTTGGCACGGCGTTGTCGGGCGCCGTCTTCTGCCTGCTGGCTGGCCAGCCTCTCACCATCCTGAGCAGCACAGGGCCCGTGCTCGTCTTCGAGCGCCTGCTCTTCAACTTCAGCAA AGACCACGGCTTCGACTACCTGGAATTCCGCCTGTGGATTGGCCTGTGGTCCGCCTTCCTGACCCTGGTCCTCGTCGCCACGGATGCCAGCTTCCTGGTCCAGTACTTCACCCGTTTCACGGAGGAAGGCTTCTCGGCGCTCATCAGCTTCATCTTCATCTACGACGCCTTCAAGAAGATGCTGAAGCtcgcccaccaccaccccatcgACTCAGACTTCGACGTGGACCGGGTCACTCAGTACTACTGCCACTGTGCCCCCCCTGACG GGAACAGTACAGGATTACAGAATGAAGTCCTGGATCCATGGGTGGTGAACAGCActgatcag CAACATCTGAATACCACGTGGGCGTCCCTGACCAAGACCGAGTGCGCGCACTATGGAGGTCAGCTGGTAGGGCAGGCCTGTGGGTTTGTCCCTGACATCACCCTCATGTCTTTTATCTTGTTCCTGGGCACCTACGCTTGCTCCATGGGCCTGAAGAAGTTCAAGACCAGCAGGTTCTTCCCCACTATG GTGCGTAAGCTTATTAGTGATTTTGCCATCATTCTGGCCATTCTCATCTTCTGTGGAGTCGATGCCCTGGTCGGAGTGGACACACCCAAACTCCTCGTGCCAAGCGAATTTAAG CCAACGAGCTCTGCTCGGGGCTGGTTCGTGCCCCCCTTCGGAAAGAACCCCTGGTGGGTGTACCTGGCTGCTAGCCTCCCTGCACTGCTCGTCACCATCCTGGTGTTCATGGACCAGCAGATCACAGCGGTCATCGTCAACAGAAAGGAACACAAACTTAAG AAAGGTGCAGGGTATCACTTGGACTTGTTCTTGGTGGCTATTCTCATGATAATTTGCTCCTTCATGGGGCTACCGTGGTATGTGGCAGCCACGGTCATCTCCATCGCCCATATCGACTCACTGAAGATGGAGACGGAGACCTCTGCCCCTGGAGAGGCTCCCAAATTCCTGGGTGTCAG GGAACAGCGAGTGACTGGCATCATTGTCTTCATTCTGACTGGGCTCTCTGTGTTCATGGCCCCAATCCTAAAG TTTATCCCGATGCCTGTGCTCTATGGAGTTTTCCTCTATATGGGAGTTGCATCACTGAATGGTGTTCAG TTTATGGACCGTCTGCAGCTGCTTTTAATGCCAGCGAAGCATCAGCCTGATCTGATCTACCTGCGCCATGTTCCCCTGAGACGCATCCACCTGTTCACCTTCATTCAAGTGCTCTGCCTGGCCCTGCTGTGGGTGCTCAAGTCCACCGTGGCAGCTATTATATTCCCGGTCATG ATCTTGGCACTGGTGGTAGTGAGGAAGGCCATGGACTGGCTCTTCTCCCAGCATGACCTCAGCTACCTAGACGACGTCATGCCTGAAAAagacaagaagaagaaggaggatgagaagaaaaagaagaaaaagaagggaaGCATCGACAGCATGATGAACGAT TCTGACTGCCATCTCCATGACAACATACCAAGTATTAAAATCTCCATGGATATGATGGAGCAGGAGGCCATGTTGGGCGACGAGGCCTCAGACA GAAATaaatcctcctctctcctctctccctattGA
- the slc4a4b gene encoding electrogenic sodium bicarbonate cotransporter 1 isoform X2, with protein sequence MSADKSKVEDEAVVDRGASYVKHVCDEEEVEGHHTVYVGIHVPKSYRRRRRHRRRSNHKEKREKVTEGVSDKSDAENTDETTPSILKPLISPAERIRFMLGEEDSGPPPPQLFTELDELLAVDGQEMEWKETARWIKFEEKVEKGGERWSKPHVATLSLHSLFELKTCIQKGTILLDLEAGTLQQVVEMITDSQIEGGLLKAELKEKVMYTLLRKHRHQTKKSNLRSLADIGKTVSSASRLFSNPENGSPATAHRNLTSSSLNDLSDKPEKDQLQNKFMKKLPRDAEASNVLVGEVDFLDAPFVAFVRLQSAVMLGALTEVPVPTRFLFILLGPKGKAKSYHEIGRAIATLMSDEVFHDVAYKAKDRQDLLAGIEEFLDEVIVLPPGEWDPDIRIEPPKSLPSADKRKNILAGGEGLQMNGDTPHDGGGGGGGHHVGDELIRTGKFCGGLVLDVKRKLPFFASDFYDALHIQALSAMLFIYLGTVTNAITFGGLLGDATENMQGVLESFVGTALSGAVFCLLAGQPLTILSSTGPVLVFERLLFNFSKDHGFDYLEFRLWIGLWSAFLTLVLVATDASFLVQYFTRFTEEGFSALISFIFIYDAFKKMLKLAHHHPIDSDFDVDRVTQYYCHCAPPDGNSTGLQNEVLDPWVVNSTDQQHLNTTWASLTKTECAHYGGQLVGQACGFVPDITLMSFILFLGTYACSMGLKKFKTSRFFPTMVRKLISDFAIILAILIFCGVDALVGVDTPKLLVPSEFKPTSSARGWFVPPFGKNPWWVYLAASLPALLVTILVFMDQQITAVIVNRKEHKLKKGAGYHLDLFLVAILMIICSFMGLPWYVAATVISIAHIDSLKMETETSAPGEAPKFLGVREQRVTGIIVFILTGLSVFMAPILKFIPMPVLYGVFLYMGVASLNGVQFMDRLQLLLMPAKHQPDLIYLRHVPLRRIHLFTFIQVLCLALLWVLKSTVAAIIFPVMILALVVVRKAMDWLFSQHDLSYLDDVMPEKDKKKKEDEKKKKKKKGSIDSMMNDSDCHLHDNIPSIKISMDMMEQEAMLGDEASDRNKSSSLLSPY encoded by the exons GTCACCACACTGTGTATGTTGGCATTCATGTGCCCAAGAGTTATCGCCGGCGACGACGTCACAGGAGACGGTCCAATCACAAGGAAAAGCGTGAGAAGGTGACGGAAGGCGTGAGTGACAAATCAGATGCAGAAAACACAGACGAGACCACCCCCAGCATCCTAAAACCACTCA TTTCGCCAGCCGAGCGCATCCGCTTTATGCTGGGGGAGGAGGACAGTGGACCCCCACCGCCACAGCTTTTCACCGAGCTGGACGAGCTGCTCGCTGTGGATGGACAGGAGATGGAGTGGAAGGAGACCGCTAG GTGGATCAAGTTTGAGGAGAAGGTGGAGAAGGGGGGCGAGCGCTGGAGCAAGCCTCATGTAGCCACACTGTCGCTGCATAGTCTGTTTGAGCTCAAGACCTGCATACAGAAAGGCACCATCCTGCTGGACCTCGAGGCCGGAACCCTGCAGCAGGTGGTTG AGATGATAACCGACAGTCAGATAGAAGGCGGCCTCCTTAAAGCCGAGCTCAAGGAGAAAGTCATGTACACGCTGCTGAGAAAGCACCGGCACCAGACCAAGAAGTCCAACCTGCGGTCCCTGGCGGACATCGGCAAAACTGTGTCCAGTGCAAGTAGGCTGTTTTCCAACCCGGAGAACG GTAGCCCAGCCACTGCCCACCGTAACCTCACCTCGAGCAGCCTAAACGACCTGTCAGACAAGCCAGAGAAAGACCAA CTGCAGAATAAGTTCATGAAGAAGCTTCCACGTGATGCAGAGGCCTCGAACGTTCTGGTGGGAGAGGTGGACTTTTTGGACGCTCCGTTTGTAGCATTTGTGCGTCTGCAGAGTGCCGTCATGCTGGGTGCTCTGACTGAAGTCCCTGTTCCTACCCG CTTCCTGTTTATTCTCCTTGGACCAAAGGGCAAAGCCAAATCCTACCATGAGATTGGGAGGGCTATTGCCACTCTTATGTCTGATGAG GTCTTCCATGATGTGGCCTACAAGGCCAAGGACCGGCAGGATCTACTGGCCGGCATAGAGGAGTTTCTGGACGAGGTCATTGTCCTGCCCCCTGGCGAGTGGGACCCTGATATCCGGATAGAGCCTCCCAAATCACTGCCCTCTGCCGACAAACG GAAGAACATCTTGGCTGGAGGAGAGGGGCTCCAGATGAATGGGGACACACCTCAcgatggagggggtggaggaggaggccatCACGTCGGAGATGAACTCATCCGGACAGGAAA GTTTTGTGGTGGCCTAGTCTTGGATGTCAAGAGAAAGCTGCCATTTTTTGCCAGTGATTTCTACGATGCACTCCACATCCAGGCATTGTCTGCCATGTTGTTCATCTACCTTGGCACAGTGACCAATGCCATCACTTTTGGGGGACTGCTGGGAGATGCTACAGAAAACATGCAG GGTGTGTTGGAGAGTTTCGTTGGCACGGCGTTGTCGGGCGCCGTCTTCTGCCTGCTGGCTGGCCAGCCTCTCACCATCCTGAGCAGCACAGGGCCCGTGCTCGTCTTCGAGCGCCTGCTCTTCAACTTCAGCAA AGACCACGGCTTCGACTACCTGGAATTCCGCCTGTGGATTGGCCTGTGGTCCGCCTTCCTGACCCTGGTCCTCGTCGCCACGGATGCCAGCTTCCTGGTCCAGTACTTCACCCGTTTCACGGAGGAAGGCTTCTCGGCGCTCATCAGCTTCATCTTCATCTACGACGCCTTCAAGAAGATGCTGAAGCtcgcccaccaccaccccatcgACTCAGACTTCGACGTGGACCGGGTCACTCAGTACTACTGCCACTGTGCCCCCCCTGACG GGAACAGTACAGGATTACAGAATGAAGTCCTGGATCCATGGGTGGTGAACAGCActgatcag CAACATCTGAATACCACGTGGGCGTCCCTGACCAAGACCGAGTGCGCGCACTATGGAGGTCAGCTGGTAGGGCAGGCCTGTGGGTTTGTCCCTGACATCACCCTCATGTCTTTTATCTTGTTCCTGGGCACCTACGCTTGCTCCATGGGCCTGAAGAAGTTCAAGACCAGCAGGTTCTTCCCCACTATG GTGCGTAAGCTTATTAGTGATTTTGCCATCATTCTGGCCATTCTCATCTTCTGTGGAGTCGATGCCCTGGTCGGAGTGGACACACCCAAACTCCTCGTGCCAAGCGAATTTAAG CCAACGAGCTCTGCTCGGGGCTGGTTCGTGCCCCCCTTCGGAAAGAACCCCTGGTGGGTGTACCTGGCTGCTAGCCTCCCTGCACTGCTCGTCACCATCCTGGTGTTCATGGACCAGCAGATCACAGCGGTCATCGTCAACAGAAAGGAACACAAACTTAAG AAAGGTGCAGGGTATCACTTGGACTTGTTCTTGGTGGCTATTCTCATGATAATTTGCTCCTTCATGGGGCTACCGTGGTATGTGGCAGCCACGGTCATCTCCATCGCCCATATCGACTCACTGAAGATGGAGACGGAGACCTCTGCCCCTGGAGAGGCTCCCAAATTCCTGGGTGTCAG GGAACAGCGAGTGACTGGCATCATTGTCTTCATTCTGACTGGGCTCTCTGTGTTCATGGCCCCAATCCTAAAG TTTATCCCGATGCCTGTGCTCTATGGAGTTTTCCTCTATATGGGAGTTGCATCACTGAATGGTGTTCAG TTTATGGACCGTCTGCAGCTGCTTTTAATGCCAGCGAAGCATCAGCCTGATCTGATCTACCTGCGCCATGTTCCCCTGAGACGCATCCACCTGTTCACCTTCATTCAAGTGCTCTGCCTGGCCCTGCTGTGGGTGCTCAAGTCCACCGTGGCAGCTATTATATTCCCGGTCATG ATCTTGGCACTGGTGGTAGTGAGGAAGGCCATGGACTGGCTCTTCTCCCAGCATGACCTCAGCTACCTAGACGACGTCATGCCTGAAAAagacaagaagaagaaggaggatgagaagaaaaagaagaaaaagaagggaaGCATCGACAGCATGATGAACGAT TCTGACTGCCATCTCCATGACAACATACCAAGTATTAAAATCTCCATGGATATGATGGAGCAGGAGGCCATGTTGGGCGACGAGGCCTCAGACA GAAATaaatcctcctctctcctctctccctattGA